The segment CTTTGAAGATGATTCTTTGATGCTTACATTGGCTTCATTGCGTGTTCTTCGACCTTTGTCAAGCCCCACTTACATTTTGGATTTCCCCCCACCAGCGATGGACTATCTTCAATTTCGGACAAAACTGATGGACAAGTTTGTGAGCCTTGAGCAATGTGCAGTACAGGGGGAAGCAGTGGCGGGCACTGTGCGTGTGCGTAACATAGGATTTGAGAAGAGTGTGACTCTGCGAGTTACATTTGACAACTGGCAAATCTACAACGATCTTCCTTGCTGTTATATGCGAGACCTACATAGCGGAGGGGAGACAGATTCTTTTTCCTTCCGGTTGGTGCTGCCTTTGGGCACAGAGCAGGCTGAATTCTGTATTCGTTTCTGGTGTGAGGGTAAGGAATACTGGGACAGCAATGATGGTTGCAACTATTCCTTGCACAAGAAGGCAGAACATGGTGGATTTAGGCAGAGACCATATTGGTAAAGCTATAGCATGGGCGTACTGTTTAACTGCTCAAGTACTAGGGTGTTCAGGCAGTTGAGGGGCTAAGAATTGCATAGGTCATGTCTTATGGGGGGCAAGAAAACAAACATAAATGCCATAAAGACATGCAAATGAAAGTGGAGTCTTCCAAAATTTAGAACAAAGTATGCTCTCATGGGATCAAGTGACTTGCTCGTTGAATTCTGTAATGTTTTGATTGATCTATTAAGTTTATTTATGTAAGTGTAATGTAAACCCTGAATTTGAGAGAGGGATTTATTTTTATAGAGGGAGGGGAGCAGTTTTCTCCTATCAACTTTACTACTACATCCATAAGAAGAGGAAATGTGCAAGACACTCAGATTAAACCAGCGGCAACAGCTTTCGGATTGGATGCTACCCTTTTAACAAATTCTTGCTGGACTTGTTTTTGttttgagagggggggggggcaggacaaATTCAGGATAGTTGTTTACAGTCTGTTATTTACTGTTCATCCTGCTCCTTGCCTGTCCTGTACGTAAATTGTTTAACCAGCCTTAAGTCTGGGATAAATACTGAGCTCTGTGATAGCATTGCTTTTAATGTTTCCCAAACAAAATCCACATTTTTCTACTTTTTACTTCAATttcaaataaatgttattttttactctggacaagcattatcatttTATCATATTTGTATGATTGTTTGCATGCTGCAAAAGTGCACATATTCTATCTTGCATATTCAAGAgcagtataatttttttattttttttcattatcaataatatataaaaaaaaaaaaaatgcacaatggCTTTAGTTGGTTGATAGGGACAATATAAACTACAGGAATTGTACTCCATGCCCTGAGATTGAATGCAGATAGTGTTGAAATGATCTCTAGACTTTTCAGATTCAGTTTAAACAAACTAAAACGGTTCACACACCTCACTGCTCTGACTAATCATGTGCTAAGCAAGTGGCAAAGATGGCATCTGCAAGCCGTATTCTGCAATTTTCACAATCTGATTTCTTGTGAAATTTGAACacgctaagatctggatttgcacatagtGTGTGTTTTTGCaccttcacaagaagaaatccagctacTAAAATTGGAGCTTGTGGCTGCCATCTTTGGCAATCGCTTAGTGCTGAAAGTATGAGTGCACACTCCTACCGATTTTAATACTGCATACCTGTTGTAtgtgaatacaaaataaaaagcacaCCATTTAAAGTAGTTGTCAAACATTCACCCTAATGTGATGTTTTATGACATCACTTGtataatttagaagaaaaaaaaagaataatctcCACATGCAGTTAACCACTCAGGTTTGTTTTATCTTAGATTAGGACAGCTCCTACTGATATGGAGCCATGTCTCTGTAAGCCAGTATGTATGGCTTGACAAAAAGGTAGGCTGGTAGAGCaaaaaagtcttaaagggaaatgaaacgcaAAAAATGTcttgaattagagcatgcaatttgaaaaaagcttgccaattttacttctattatcaaatttgctttgttcccatgatattctgtgttgacgaGATATCCAGATAGAAATCTGGAGCacgacatggcaggaaatagtgctcttgcaaaactgctgccatatagtgctctagaagaGGGCCAGGTCCTAAGCATTTATTTttcttaaccttttaatgccgttgtaTTCTGACAATTTTTCTGGGCTTTAATGCCAATGGACGGAATAAAACGTCCTAACCGGGTGGCTTTCCTGAAGGGTTCGCGGTCTGGAGGACgtacctagcatcatagggacgccctcctgacgcgatcccatcattgtAATCTCGTGATCACttgcacgatcgcaagatttcaagtTGTTTACATCGGAATAGTTTGAGAactaaaaatgataatagaagtaaatttagagTTGTTAAAACTGCATATTTATCTGAAACTAagtatttttgggttttatatccctttaaagggacactgtacccaaaaaaaatctttcttgactaagtgagcatgaaattttaagcaactttctaatttactcctattatcaaattttctttattctcttatctttatttgaaatgcaagaatgtaagtttagatgccggcccatttttggtgaacaacctgggttgtccttgctgattggtggataaattcatccaccaataaaaaagtgctgtccagagtactgaaaccaaaaaaagcttagatgccttctttttcacataatgatagcaaaagaatgaagaaaaattgataataggagtaaattagaaagttgcttaaaattgcatgctctttctgaattacaaaagaaaaaaaattgggtacagtgtccctttaagggggaaagGTATTTTTGTTTTACTTTCAAAACGAATGTTGCACGTAGACTGGCTTCACAATTTATAAATTACCATGAGCTAAACTTCTCTCAATGCACTGGTTTACCTGCTGGGTACTTAAATGAGCACAATTCCTATAGCACTTGTTCAATGATATAGCATTTAATAAGCAGACtaaagcttaaaggaacatgaaattcaaaacgtttctttcaaaattcagatcacattttaagcaacttttcaattttacttctattataaattttgcttaattttcttggtatccttaaagggacacaacccaaattcattcttttgtgattcagatagagcctgcaactttctaatttactcctattatcacattttcttaattctcttggtatctttatttgaaatgtaagtttagatgccggcccatttttggtgaacaacctgggttgttgctgattggtggataaattcatccactgctaaaagtgctgtccaaagttctgaaccacaaaaaaagtttagatgcctttttcagataaagatagcaagagaacaaagaaattgataatagtaataaattagaaagttgcttcaaattgcatgctctgagtcacaaaagagaatttgggttcagtgtccctttaattgattgagcagcaatgcattactgggagtttgctgaatacatctgtaagccaatgacgaCAGGCATATGAGCAGCTACCAAATTAGCAGCTAGCTGCTGAACCTACCTAAGGGGTGtttgatttatacaaaaaaaaaattaatcttcatTCTTTTGGACTGAGCTTAAACATAACAATCTATAAAGAAAGACAACGCTATGTCAGTCCtaaaacacacacaccatatataaattatttatttttgatcTCAAAGCTCTCATGGTACACATGGCTCTTGGAACGACAGGTAACTGAATTAGTAATAAAGGATGTGGATCTGTTTTAATTAAGTCAGGTCATGAGGATGATTTGGCAGTTGGAGGAACAGCCGTAATCTTATAATCTTGGATCAAACTACTTTGAGGATTAGAGTTTGGGATTATGAATGTTTGAGGTAAAAGGGAATGCAGAAGTCATTACACTAACCTCCAATGGTTTCTGATGTATACAATTAAAGGTGTGGTAGAATCAgaccatttatttttatataaatgtacagttgaTCCTAAATAGCAGAGGAAGCAATTCAGCATTTAGTTGAGAATTCCCTCAATTTCAGATCAAGCAAGTTGATTTAGTCACTTTGATTAACCACAGGTTAATATGAAAAATGTAACTAAGTGGCACCATAACAAAAGCAattgcagtatttaaaaaaaaaatgtttgcaggaATAAACTGCTTCAAAATGACCAATTAGAGCCCTCTCTTTAATCCCTGTATGTGCTGGGAGTGATAGTGAATAAACATAGTCATGAAAACTGCACAAGATGTTCCCAGCATGCACTGTTAATGTGCTGGCTGCAAGAAGGCTGTTATAAAGGAAGCTCTGAAGTGAATTCGAATAGATACAAAATACCATGGCACTTAACAGTTTAATCAGGGCAGTGTTTATAAAGCGAGTGCACATGGAACGATTTGCCACTGGTTTTGCAACAAGGGTGCCCAGCAGACAGCGCTCTCATCACCATGCTAATGCAGACGGGCAATACACAAAAATCGTCTGCGGTAACACCTGACCACTACAATGCGCTGTAGATACAAACTTGCAGATAAAAGTTCATTTATTGAAAAGTGTGCAGCATAAAAACACAGCCCACGGCTTAGAAGACATGAATGGAGAGTCCAGGTAAACAGAAAACGCATGTTTTGTGCACGCCcgctgcacttgttcactgctttaaGTGAATCATCCTAAAATTGTATATACATTTCAGTTAATTTTATGGATTTTTCATATTGGCTTATGTCTTGTCTTAGTAGCTGCACTTGCATTAACAAcacgttgtttttatttatttatttttaaattgtgttttgttcCACACTCCTTTAGAAAGCCCAAAaagcaaaatgctgcaaattgcctaaagcaggtgtttttaaacctgtccttagacctccctaacagaccatattttcaggatatcttagctggagcacaggtgaaataatcagctaattaacacaattgtctcccccccccctccccttttacaGCGACTCCTGGCCTCACAACTAATGTTGCAGTATCTGAGCCAATAAATTATATCTCCCTGTTTCTGACggataccatgtttgagcatatagttgctatAACAAATTTATATGCGAGCCAGTATCTGTCAGAGAATCCACAATCTCagtatgtcagaaaaaaaaatccctgTCACCCCACTGAAATATCTGAAATTAAAGTTTTGGGCCCTGAATTTGGTAATGggcattgtgaagaaacccagtATATTTTCCTACTGGAACCAGAACCCCATCTTGGCtacccatctttttttcagggatTTTGAAGAGGGATATATATGAACAGCTGAAAATTATAGATATTACCCcttgcatgacaggttatataaaacaATGCCCCTATTTAAACCACCTGTCCCATACATTTTCAGAAATCTACACCCCTGGCTTAGGACATTTGTATTGATGgggtccctcatgaaatttaaagggacatgcaacaaaaaaatatttcatgattcagatagagcatgcaactttctaaattatttccattatacatttttcttcattctcttacaatttttatttgaaaaaacataatttatgcttacctgataaattcctttcttctgtagtgtgatcagtccacgggtcatcattacttctgggatattactcctccccaacaggaagtgcaagaggattcacccagcagagctgcatatagctcctcccctctacgtcactcccagtcattcgaccaaggaccaacgagaaaggaaaagccaagggtgaagtggtgactggagtataaattaaaaaatatttacctgtcttaaaaacagggcgggccgtggactgatcacactacagaagaaaggaatttatcaggtaagcataaattatgttttcttctgttaagtgtgatcagtccacgggtcatcattacttctgggataccaataccaaagcaaaagtacacggatgacgggagggataggcaggctctttatacagaaggaaccactgcctgaagaacctttctcccaaaaatagcctccgatgaagcaaaagtgtcaaatttggaaaatttggaaaaagtatgaagcgaagaccaagttgcagccttgcaaatctgttcaacagaggcctcattcttgaaggcccaagtggaagccacagctctagtagaatgagctgtaattctttcaggaggctgctgtccagcagtctcataagctaaacgaattatgctacgaagccaaaaagagaggtagcagaagctttttgacctctcctctgaccagagtaaacgacaaacagagaagacgtttgtcgaaattccttagttgcctgtaagtaaaattttagagcacggactacatccaggttgtgcagtagacgttccttcttcgaagaaggatttgggcacaaagaaggaacaacaatctcttgattgatattcctgttagtaactaccttaggtaagaacccaggtttagtacgcagaactaccttatccgaatgaaaaatcaaataaggagaatcacaatgtaaggctgataattcagagactcttcgagccgaggaaatagccattaaaaatagaactttccaagataacaactttatatcaatggaatgaaggggttcaaacggaacgccctgtaaaacattaagaacaaggtttaaactccatggtggagcaacagttttaaacacaggcttaatcctggccaaagcctgacaaaaagcctggacgtcacacaaacgtctgtcagaagtttctAACagaatggacaaagctgagatctgtccctttaatgaactagcagataaacccttttctaaaccttcttgtagaaaagacaatatcctaggaatcctaaccttactccaagagtaacctttggattcacaccaatataggtatttacgccatatcttatggtaaatctttctggtaacaggtttcctagcctgtattaaggtatcaataactgactcagaaaacccacgtcttgataaaatcaagcgttcaatttccaagcagtcagcttcagagaagttagattttgatgtttgaaaggaccctgaatcagaaggtcctgtttcagaggtagagaccaaggtggacaggatgacatgtccaccaggtctgcataccaagtcctgcgtggccatgcaggtgctattagaatcactgatgctctctcctgtttgattctggcaatcaatcgagggagcatcgggaagggtggaaacacgtaagccatcctgaagtcccaaggtgctgtcagggcatctatcaggactgctcctggatccctggatctggacccgtaacgaggaagcttggcgttctgtcgagacgccatgagatctatctctggtttgccccaacgtcgaagtatttgggcaaagacctccggatgaagttcccactcccccggatgaaaagtctgacgacttaagaaatccgcttcccagttctccactcccgggatgtggattgctgacaggtggcaagagtgagactctgcccagcgaattatctttgatacttccatcatagctagggagcttcttgtccctccctgatggttgatgtaagctacggtcgtgatgttgtccgactgaaacctgatgaacccccgagttgtcaactggggccaagccagaagtgcattgagaactgctctcaattccagaatgtttattggcaggagactctcctcctgactccattgtccctgagccttcagagaattccagacggcaccccaacctagaaggctggcgtctgttgttacaattgtccagtctggtctgctgaatggcatccccctggacagatgtggccgagaaagccaccatagaagagaatttctggtctcttgatccagattcagagaaggggataagtctgagtaatccccattccactgacttagcatgcacagttgcagtggtctgaggtgtaagcgtgcaaagggtactatgtccattgccgctaccattaagccgattacctccatgcattgagccactgacgggtgttgaatggaatgaagggtgcggcaagcactttgaagtcttgttagcctgtcctctgtcaggtaaatcttcatttctacagaatctataagagtccccaggaagggaactcttgtgagtggaacgagtgaacttttcttttcgttcaccttccatccatgtgaccttagaaatgccagtactaactctgtatgaaacttggcagtttgaaagcttgaagcttgtatcagaatgtcgtctaggtatggagctaccgagattccccgcggtcttagtaccgccagaagagcacccagaacctttgtgaagattcttggagctgtagccaaaccgaatggaagagccacaaactggtaatgcctgtctaggaaggcaaaccttaggtaccggtaatgatctttgtgaatcggtatgtgaaggtaagcatcttttaaatctacagtggtcatgtactgaccctcttggatcataggtaaaattgtccgaatagtctccatcttgaacgatggaactcttaggaatttgtttaggatctttaagtccaggattggtctgaaagttccctcttttttgggaaccacaaacagatttgagtaaaacccctgtccctgttccgaccgtggaactggatggattactcccattaacaagagctcttgtacgcagcgtagaaacgcctctttctttgtctggattgttgacaaccttgacagatgaaatctctctcttggaggagagtatttgaagtccagaaggtatccctgagatattatctctagtgcccagggatcctggacatctcttgcccaagcctgggcgaagagagaaagtctgccccccactagatccgatcccggatcgggggccctcaattcatgctgttttaggggcagcagccggtttcctggcctgcttgcccttgttccaggactggttaggtttccagccttgtctgtagcgagcaacagctccttcctgttttggtgcagaggaagttgatgctgctcctgctttgaaattacgaaaggaacgaaaattagactgtctagccttaactttggccttgtcctgaggcagggcatggcctttacctcctgtaatgtcagcgataatctctttcaacccgggcccgaataaggtctgccctttgaaaggtatattaagcaatttagacttagaagtaacatcagctgaccaggattttagccacagcgccctgcgtgcctgaatggcgaatcctgaattcttcgccgtaagtttagttaaatgtactacggcctccgaaatgaatgaattagctagtttaaggactctaagcctgtccgtaatgtcgtccagagtagctgaactaatgttctcttccagagactcaatccagaatgccgctgcagccgtgatcggcgcaatgcatgcaaggggttgcaatataaaaccttgttgaacaaacattttcttaaggtaaccctctaattttttatccattggatctgaaaaagcacagctatcctccaccgggatagtggtacgcttagctaaagtagaaactgctccctccaccttagggaccgtctgccataagtcccgtgtggtggcgtctattggaaacatttttctaaatatcggagggggtgagaacggcacaccgggtctatcccactccttagtaacaatttcagtaagtctctcaggtataggaaaaacctcagtactcgccggtaccgcaaaatatttatccaacctacacattttctctggtattgcaactgtgttacaatcattcagagccgctaacacctcccctagtaatacacggaggttttccagcttaaatttaaaatttgaaacagttatagcctcaatccttgtaaacaacacaactttagcaaaggtttaatcccattagcaaagataactaattctgaaagcaggaaaaaaaataattacagaataaacgttttttatctcagttaactataattctcacagctctgctgagagaaattacctccctcaaaataagttttgaagacccctgagttctgtagagatgaaccggatcatgcaggaagtacaatgagctgctgactgaaatatctgatgcgtagcaaaagcgccaaaaaaacggcccctccccctcacacacagcagtgagagagaacagaaactgtcagaaaaaagattaagcaactgccaagtggaaaaatagtgcccaaacatttattcactcagtacctcagcaatgaaaacgatttttacattccagcaaaaacgttaaacatattttctagttattaaacagctttatgtacttcttacagtgtaattctagtgaagtaccattccccagaatactgaagtgtaaagtatacatacatgacattatatcggtatggcaggattttctcatcaattccattgtcagaaaataaaagctgctacatacctctatgcagattcatctgcccgctgtcccctgatctgaagtttacctctcctcagatggccgagaaacagcaatatgatcttaactactccggctaaaatcatagcaaaactctggtagattcttcttcaaactctgccagagaggtaataacacactccggtgctattttaaaataacaaactcttgattgaagatataaaactaagtataatcaccatagtcctctcacacatcctatctagtcgttgggtgcaagagaatgactgggagtgacgtagaggggaggagctatatgcagctctgctgggtgaatcctcttgcacttcctgttggggaggagtaatatcccagaagtaatgatgacccgtggactgatcacacttaacagaagaaagcaggaatgtaagtataggagccggcccattttgcttcaacacctgggtagctcttggtgattgatggctacatttagccaccaatcaggtgctgaaccaaaaatggactggctcttatgcttatattcctgctttttaaataaagatattgagagtaaattagaaagtttcttaaaatagcatgctctatttgaatcatgaaagaaaaaatgtaggttgtgtgtccctttaaggggggattgattttcaagcaatatatcccaCTCAAGAGGTCCCGATATGGTGTCAAAATTTATAACCTGTGCAAATGCAGTAcatgggtatacctgggcatttcacaTTTATCAGGATAAAGATAGCCATGTAGATCCACCTGGCTGCCTACATTCAATTGGCACAAAATcaaaaattgtgtgggatctcctaatAAGGTGGCTTAACAAAGGGTACCATTTATGGctggataacttttttttttttatataccagcacagagctgtttaaattattgttttatttagataCCCTGGCATGTGGCACAgtgtgaaaaaaaattgtataggTTTTCCCCAGAAGCTGACCTATGGAAAGAAATGTAGAGGCATAACGTCAGCTTTAACGCCACAATGAACTACTGACCCTTCAGTACACTGACAAAAAAAATGCACATGCTCTCCACATTGGCACTGTAGTTTTATTGTGCAGTGTCTGTAAAGGGAAAAGATGCACAGATTCTAAAGCCAAAATGGGGGAGTAGATTTAGCTGACCAGTGCCTACAGCCATATCTACTTCAACTAAAGACCAAAACCTGGTacaaaaaaagtagccttttatgttATGCTGATTGCAGTGTATCTGATATTTCTGATACCCATAATCCTCCCACAGTTCATTTAGAAAATGTCCAGCGAGACTGCGGCAGGAATTTTCCCTCTAGGATTCCCACAGCCTGCAAAATGTCACCCCAGAAAAATTGCAGAGTCTGTTATAAAAAAAGGAGTGAGGAAGGACTCTAGTTAGTATTGTCCTGACTGCCTCTCTCTGTCTGggctctgtatcactgattgctttagAATATACAAGTCAGAGTTACTTTTAATTGAAATCAATCTCTGTGTtcctgatttattttattattctgtattcctgacTTCGtggatcccctgaccttgtcctgtcccttgtAACGTTTAGCCCAGCTCTAAGGTCATGATAAGTTtaaagaatagtctagtcaaagttaaaatttcatgattcagatagagcatgcaacttttgaATTTGCtcctattaattttgcttcatttggtatctaaatgtagccagcaagcgctacccaggtgctgaaccaaaaatggtccggctaataggcttacattcttgatttttcaaataaagataccaagagaacaaagaaactgatgataggtgtaacttcgaaagttgcttaaaattgcatgctctatctgaatcatgaacatttaattttgactagactatccctttaactacacaaAACAACTCAAATACCCCTTTTAGAATATCTTGAGTTCATTTTAATTCCTGTGCAGCCATACTgcctcaaaggcaacataggctcagaaaatcaatgtgccaaatttccatttaAATGGGTAGGCCCTGTAGCTTCCTGATAAAACCTATCCATGGGGGGTATCATTGTACTTGTGGGACATAGCTGAACACAAATATGgctgtattatagcagtaaaacataggtTGATGATCCAAATAgcaaaagtgcagtgtttgtgtgaaaaacgccaaatatatatatatatatatatatatatataacaactaatTTGGCCAGTTGTAAcaaagtggctacaaaaaaagactggaCGTACCCCTTCTGTGTTTTTgctacattcgaaaaatgaaacaaatgttaacacgtttgttttgtatgtttgtacaacattataacatttaatgtaatagtatttcaaatgctatttttaaatgtaatattcaatttgaatttttctaataattcgatttgaattatgaaatattaaaatttgaaaaatttgaatcaatatatttgtaatagtatttctaatataaACTATTgcatttctgaatagtatttgttaaatcaaatatcacatttgaaattttgaatgtagcTTTTTGATCTAAATTTGAacattcgaaaactggaaatattatttgattactgaattttaatgtattttccTTCTCATCATTTGAttctccaaaacgaatgtccacaggactattcgttctaccaaacaaattgcactttcagtacatttgcccatccctaatgccATGATGGGAATAATTTTTATTCCTGGACTACCAGAAAACCAAagtgccaaattttcatgtaaatgggcaggccccatatttggccctgtaactttctGAA is part of the Bombina bombina isolate aBomBom1 chromosome 6, aBomBom1.pri, whole genome shotgun sequence genome and harbors:
- the LOC128662247 gene encoding protein phosphatase 1 regulatory subunit 3C, encoding MPGDFSMCLILSPPTPHHLRLSTSAILRPCLSPTPRPPDPRKKAVVFADALGLALTSVRHFVRQPFEDDSLMLTLASLRVLRPLSSPTYILDFPPPAMDYLQFRTKLMDKFVSLEQCAVQGEAVAGTVRVRNIGFEKSVTLRVTFDNWQIYNDLPCCYMRDLHSGGETDSFSFRLVLPLGTEQAEFCIRFWCEGKEYWDSNDGCNYSLHKKAEHGGFRQRPYW